A single window of Pyrus communis chromosome 10, drPyrComm1.1, whole genome shotgun sequence DNA harbors:
- the LOC137748635 gene encoding uncharacterized protein, protein MQSSKMLGSCVGGGTLSAALPRRALKLQRLISPTSTLLPSHQFHPISRRLSASASAGAQQQQQQHQHQQQSPNLVALEYADLNLNPTISEELGLGHGRIRQHVNPLKTSLSAPVEVPDWNRVFRDPTLPLMVDIGSGSGRFLLWLAKRNLVVRNYLGLEIRKKLVKRSQFWVQDLALSNIHFMFANATTSYQQLVSTYPGPLMLVSILCPDPYFKKRHHKRRVVQKPLVDSIVNSLMPSGQVFIQSDVLDVALDMRDQFDSHSNILTHIHEIDTSVLCDSEGWLLNNPMGIRTEREIHAEFEGAKIYRRVYQKQM, encoded by the exons ATGCAGAGCAGCAAAATGCTGGGTTCTTGCGTAGGCGGTGGCACACTCAGTGCTGCATTACCAAGAAGAGCTCTGAAACTGCAACGGCTTATTTCTCCTACTTCAACACTGTTACCTTCTCACCAATTTCACCCCATCAGCAGAAGATTGAGCGCCTCTGCTTCTGCTGGCGcacagcagcagcaacagcaacaTCAACACCAGCAGCAGAGCCCCAACCTAGTGGCCTTGGAATATGCCGACCTTAATCTCAACCCCACAATCTCTGAG GAACTGGGTCTGGGTCATGGCCGAATCAGGCAACATGTCAACCCTCTGAAAACCTCTCTCTCT GCGCCTGTGGAAGTACCTGATTGGAATCGAGTCTTCAGGGATCCAACATTGCCACTCATGGTGGATATTGGAAGTG GTAGTGGCAGATTTCTCTTATGGCTCGCAAAAAGGAATTTAGTTGTGAGAAATTATCTGGGACTGGAAATACGGAAGAAA CTGGTCAAGCGTTCTCAATTCTGGGTTCAAGACCTGGCTCTTAGTAATAT ACATTTCATGTTTGCAAATGCCACAACTTCCTATCAACAACTAGTGTCTACATACCCCGGACCATTGATGCTTGTTTCCATCCTG TGCCCAGATCCTTATTTCAAGAAAAGGCATCATAAGAGACGGGTTGTACAGAAGCCCTTAGTAGATTCCATTGTGAACAGTTTAATGCCGAGCGGCCAG GTGTTTATCCAATCCGACGTACTTGATGTGGCACTTGACATGAGAGATCAGTTTGATTCTCATTCCAATATCCTGACACACATCCACGAAATTGACACAAGTGTGCTGTGTGACAGCGAGGGATGGCTGTTAAACAATCCAATGGGAATTCGGACCGAGAGAGAAATTCATGCAGAGTTTGAAGGTGCAAAGATTTACAGGCGGGTGTACCAGAAGCAAATGTAA
- the LOC137748957 gene encoding glycine-rich protein A3-like, protein MGAENEDKHETSEKGLFSSFGSGFGAGHGGQYVKPCPPQGYGYPPQPQQTQYSSYSYSSSGGNSPTGYPSSGGCQQASYAGGYPPAGGYSSGLTTSYHSAAHESSTMGTGGMLAGGSAAYGANHLMHGGGGHGYGGSHGMLAGGGAAATGANHLMHGGGAHGYGGSHGYGGSHGYEGSHGYGGSHGYEGSHGYGGSHGYEGSHGYGGSHGYVGSHGYGYGRSIDRSV, encoded by the exons ATGGGAGCTGAAAACGAGGACAAACATGAGACTTCTGAGAAAGGACTGTTTTCATCATTCGGTTCTGGATTTGGTGCCGGACATGGAGGACAGTATGTTAAACCATGCCCTCCACAAGGATATGGATACCCCCCACAGCCACAACAAACACAGTATTCATCATATTCATACTCCTCTTCAGGCGGGAACTCTCCAACTGGATATCCTTCCTCTGGAGGGTGTCAGCAGGCCTCCTACGCTGGTGGATATCCGCCAGCCGGTGGTTATTCATCAGGTTTAACAACTTCATATCATTCTGCAG CGCATGAATCATCTACCATGGGAACGGGAGGGATGTTAGCTGGTGGATCTGCTGCGTATGGGGCTAATCATCTTATGCATGGGGGTGGGGGCCATGGCTATGGAGGTTCCCACGGCATGTTAGCTGGTGGGGGTGCTGCTGCTACTGGGGCTAATCATCTGATGCATGGGGGTGGGGCTCATGGCTATGGAGGTTCCCACGGCTATGGAGGTTCCCACGGCTATGAAGGTTCCCACGGCTATGGAGGTTCCCACGGCTATGAAGGTTCCCACGGCTATGGAGGTTCCCACGGCTATGAAGGTTCCCACGGCTATGGGGGTTCCCATGGTTATGTCGGTTCCCATGGCTATGGTTATGGCAGGTCCATTGACAGGTCCGTTTAG
- the LOC137748392 gene encoding glycine-rich protein A3-like: MGGGKHEKHETSEKGLFSYGCGGSHPPQGYGYPPQAYGGGGSYPPSGGYPPAAYPSYGGYPPTSYPPPGYSGHGSGMGMGGMLAGGAAAAAAAYGANHLVHGAGAPHGYGAGAPHGYGAYHGSQGYGYGGGHGYGGHGKFKHGKFKHGKPFGGKFKKWK; encoded by the exons ATGGGAGGTGGAAAGCACGAGAAACATGAGACAAGTGAGAAAGGACTATTTTCATATGGTTGTGGTGGATCACACCCTCCACAAGGATATGGATATCCCCCGCAAGcatatggtggtggtggatcATACCCTCCTTCAGGGGGGTACCCTCCAGCTGCGTATCCTTCTTATGGGGGATATCCACCAACCTCCTACCCTCCACCCGGTTATTCAG GGCATGGATCTGGCATGGGAATGGGAGGGATGTTAGCTGGGGGTGCTGCCGCAGCTGCTGCTGCGTATGGTGCTAACCATCTTGTGCATGGAGCTGGGGCACCCCATGGCTATGGAGCTGGGGCACCCCATGGCTATGGCGCTTACCATGGTTCCCAGGGCTACGGCTACGGGGGTGGCCACGGCTACGGCGGTCATGGCAAATTTAAGCACGGGAAATTTAAGCATGGCAAGCCCTTTGGGGGCAAGTTCAAGAAATGGAAGTAA
- the LOC137747230 gene encoding glycine-rich protein A3-like — protein MDGGRDNKDDNEKGLFSNLAGYAAGHYPQHGAYPPQGYGYPPQGYGYPPQAHGPPGYPPQGGYPPYGGYPPSGGYPPPGGYPPPGGYPPPGGYPPSAYPAPGGYPPAGYPGSSSHHSGHGPNMGGMLAGGAAAAAAAYGAHHLVHGGGHHGYGYGGHHGYGHGKFKHGKFKHGKFGKRFGFGGKFKKWK, from the exons ATGGATGGTGGAAGAGACAACAAAGATGATAATGAAAAAGGGCTGTTTTCAAATCTTGCTGGATATGCTGCTGGACACTACCCACAGCATGGAGCCTACCCTCCACAAGGATATGGATACCCTCCACAAGGATATGGATATCCTCCACAAGCGCATGGACCACCGGGTTACCCTCCTCAAGGTGGGTACCCTCCCTACGGCGGGTACCCTCCTTCAGGTGGTTATCCTCCTCCAGGCGGTTATCCTCCTCCAGGCGGTTATCCTCCCCCTGGGGGTTATCCACCATCTGCTTATCCTGCCCCTGGTGGATATCCACCAGCCGGATATCCAGGTTCATCATCTCACCATTCAG GGCATGGACCTAATATGGGAGGGATGCTAGCTGGAGGTGCTGCTGCTGCAGCTGCTGCTTACGGGGCTCACCATCTTGTGCATGGTGGAGGTCACCATGGGTATGGTTATGGAGGTCACCACGGCTATGGACACGGGAAGTTCAAGCATGGAAAATTTAAGCACGGGAAATTTGGCAAGCGCTTTGGATTCGGGGGAAAGTTCAAGAAGTGGAAGTGA